From the genome of Spirosomataceae bacterium TFI 002, one region includes:
- a CDS encoding Repeat domain-containing protein gives MFLFLSSCQNSNETANVSLEPSGLSGKKLAELHCGGCHSFPKPELLPKKTWENGVLPEMALRLGHGNYMGKMTSYDQDELMAVIKSGTFPDAPLIAEEDWQKIVAYYGINAPDQLNENSLSTTREMDSFSLKSLALPGPGVVATQYLPSQKGVLISSFTNSYGKLSMNDLSSLTSVNKSESPLVKIGFHSTYGEVQLEIGNLDPSEIPMGKLKAGNKILIENLHRPSDMLIADINEDGIDDFIIASFGFLTGSLDWFDGKTFKKNMLSNEPGARVIYHLDFNKDGKKDILVLLTQGKESIILFKNVGKGLFEAETMVQFPPVYGSSYFEIQDFDKDGYYDFVYTNGDNADYSIVKKPYHGVRILINDGKNKFSEKYFYPINGASKVVSNDFDKDGDIDMAVISYFPDKDRNEGFLYFEQIAENKFDVKSKKNVSNRKWLTLDYGDFDNNNTTDFVLGTLNKNQRRKSSEDPVVILFGKGK, from the coding sequence ATGTTTCTTTTTTTGAGCAGTTGTCAAAATTCAAATGAAACAGCAAACGTATCTCTAGAGCCCTCAGGGTTGTCTGGAAAAAAGTTGGCGGAACTTCATTGTGGAGGTTGTCATAGTTTTCCAAAGCCCGAACTTCTTCCAAAAAAAACATGGGAAAATGGCGTGTTGCCAGAGATGGCATTACGGCTAGGACATGGAAATTACATGGGAAAGATGACATCCTATGACCAAGATGAGCTAATGGCAGTTATCAAATCTGGAACATTCCCAGATGCACCATTAATTGCGGAGGAAGATTGGCAAAAAATAGTGGCCTATTATGGAATAAATGCTCCAGATCAACTCAATGAAAACTCGTTAAGCACAACGAGAGAGATGGATAGTTTTTCTCTTAAAAGCTTGGCTTTGCCTGGCCCGGGTGTTGTAGCAACCCAATACCTTCCATCACAAAAAGGAGTTCTAATTAGTAGCTTCACAAATAGTTATGGAAAGTTATCTATGAATGACTTATCATCTTTAACCTCCGTGAATAAATCTGAAAGTCCTCTTGTGAAAATTGGTTTTCACTCTACATATGGCGAAGTGCAGCTTGAAATAGGGAATTTAGACCCTTCGGAAATTCCAATGGGCAAATTAAAAGCTGGGAACAAAATTTTAATTGAGAATTTACATCGTCCATCCGATATGCTTATTGCAGACATTAATGAAGATGGGATTGATGATTTTATAATTGCCAGTTTTGGTTTTCTTACTGGAAGTCTTGATTGGTTCGATGGAAAAACTTTTAAGAAAAATATGCTGTCAAATGAGCCAGGAGCTAGAGTTATTTATCACCTTGATTTTAACAAAGATGGTAAAAAAGACATTTTGGTTCTTCTAACTCAAGGAAAGGAGTCTATTATATTATTCAAGAATGTGGGCAAAGGTCTATTTGAAGCAGAAACTATGGTTCAGTTTCCTCCAGTATATGGTTCAAGTTACTTTGAAATTCAGGATTTCGATAAAGATGGGTACTATGACTTCGTTTATACGAATGGAGATAATGCAGACTATTCAATCGTCAAAAAACCTTACCACGGAGTAAGAATTCTAATTAATGATGGTAAAAATAAATTTAGCGAAAAGTACTTTTACCCAATAAATGGGGCGTCAAAAGTTGTTTCCAATGATTTTGACAAGGATGGTGACATTGACATGGCGGTTATTTCCTACTTTCCTGACAAAGACCGAAATGAAGGTTTTCTGTACTTCGAACAGATTGCTGAAAACAAGTTTGACGTAAAGTCAAAAAAGAATGTATCTAACAGAAAATGGCTTACCTTAGATTACGGAGATTTCGACAATAACAACACGACAGACTTTGTTTTAGGCACACTCAACAAAAACCAAAGAAGAAAATCTAGTGAGGATCCAGTTGTGATTTTGTTTGGGAAAGGGAAGTGA
- a CDS encoding adenylyltransferase and sulfurtransferase: MLSSNDHLRYSRQTTIPGFGLEAQEKLKHSSVLVVGAGGLGSPVLLYLVAAGLGKIGIVENDTVDLSNLQRQVLFTEKNVQESKLDKAHARLKEMNSATEFVLFPERLDSENALKIASDFDLIIDCTDNFPTRYLVNDVCEILNKPFIYGALHRFEGQAAVFNFNDSCTYRDLFENPPNEEMAPNCETAGVLGSVAGIVGTIMATEAIKVITDIGEPLTNQLLLIDTQSMVFRKMKLQKNPKRPKITSLIDYDAFCGIQAVSEIKASAFRKKDFEQIIDVRTQQEYYQVNIGGKLIPLISLHDNLDRISKVDKTLVHCQSGIRSKQAILELEKLGFTNLVNLEGGINALISNNPEELL; this comes from the coding sequence ATGCTAAGTTCTAATGATCACCTCCGCTACTCACGCCAAACCACTATTCCTGGTTTTGGTTTAGAGGCACAAGAGAAGCTAAAACATTCATCTGTCTTGGTGGTAGGTGCAGGTGGACTTGGTAGCCCAGTGTTGTTGTATTTGGTAGCCGCTGGTCTTGGCAAAATTGGAATTGTAGAGAACGACACAGTTGACCTTAGCAACCTTCAAAGACAAGTCCTTTTTACCGAAAAGAACGTTCAAGAGTCGAAACTGGACAAAGCACACGCACGATTGAAAGAAATGAATAGTGCAACTGAGTTTGTTTTATTTCCAGAAAGGTTAGATAGCGAAAATGCCTTGAAGATCGCAAGTGATTTTGATCTCATTATCGATTGTACGGATAATTTCCCAACGAGGTATTTGGTCAATGATGTCTGTGAAATTTTAAACAAGCCATTTATTTATGGTGCTTTGCATCGTTTTGAAGGGCAAGCTGCTGTTTTTAATTTCAATGACTCATGTACCTATCGTGACCTTTTTGAAAACCCACCGAATGAAGAAATGGCTCCTAATTGCGAAACTGCCGGCGTTTTGGGAAGCGTAGCTGGGATTGTAGGAACCATCATGGCTACTGAAGCAATTAAAGTAATTACGGACATTGGTGAGCCACTCACAAACCAACTCCTACTTATCGACACTCAAAGTATGGTTTTTCGCAAAATGAAATTGCAGAAAAACCCCAAAAGGCCAAAAATTACGAGCCTCATTGATTATGATGCTTTTTGTGGCATTCAAGCTGTTTCAGAAATCAAAGCATCTGCCTTTAGGAAAAAAGATTTTGAACAAATCATCGACGTACGCACTCAGCAAGAATACTATCAAGTAAATATTGGTGGTAAGCTCATTCCGCTTATTAGCCTTCATGATAACCTTGATCGAATATCCAAAGTTGACAAAACGCTTGTTCATTGCCAGTCTGGAATTAGGAGCAAGCAGGCGATTTTGGAATTAGAGAAGTTGGGGTTTACTAATCTTGTTAATCTGGAGGGTGGGATTAATGCATTGATCTCAAATAATCCTGAAGAATTATTGTAG